The following proteins come from a genomic window of Mariniflexile sp. TRM1-10:
- a CDS encoding glycosyltransferase family 2 protein yields the protein MKLSIVILNYNVRYFLELCIKSVQAAIETIDAEIIVVDNNSEDGSCQMVKDLFPEITLIENKENFGFSKGNNIGVSQAKGEYLCILNPDTVVAEDTFTLLLSFAESKEKIGIVGCRLINGSGVFLPESKRNIPYINAAFKKVYGNSEAYYANHLNENEIGKTDILVGAFMLMKRDLYHKVKGFDEDYFMYGEDIDLSYKVLKSGYENYYFGATTIIHYKGESTLKDKFYARRFYGAMQIFYKKHFKKNLLFDMFVWLGIRVVYLFRKLPVAKEKRISGYVFISDKMNDALQLALPKKLSLKSNLNTLENGTEVIFDANKLSYKEIIVMMSDTKKDKSITYKILPKQANFILGSDNTISRGEIVVLN from the coding sequence TTGAAGTTATCTATTGTTATACTAAATTATAATGTCCGTTACTTTTTAGAACTCTGTATAAAAAGTGTACAAGCGGCAATCGAAACTATTGATGCAGAAATTATTGTAGTCGATAATAATTCTGAAGATGGTAGTTGCCAAATGGTGAAAGATTTATTTCCCGAAATTACACTAATAGAAAACAAAGAGAATTTTGGGTTTTCAAAAGGAAATAATATAGGTGTCTCTCAGGCAAAAGGCGAGTATTTGTGCATTTTAAACCCAGATACGGTTGTTGCAGAAGACACGTTTACATTACTTTTAAGCTTTGCTGAAAGTAAGGAAAAAATAGGGATTGTAGGATGTAGGCTTATAAATGGATCTGGTGTTTTTCTGCCAGAAAGCAAACGAAATATTCCTTATATAAATGCGGCATTTAAAAAAGTATATGGAAATTCAGAAGCCTATTATGCCAATCATTTAAATGAAAATGAGATAGGGAAAACCGATATTTTAGTTGGTGCTTTTATGTTGATGAAACGAGATTTATATCATAAGGTAAAAGGGTTTGATGAAGATTATTTTATGTATGGTGAAGATATCGATTTGTCTTATAAAGTATTAAAATCGGGTTACGAGAATTACTATTTTGGAGCTACAACGATCATTCATTACAAAGGAGAAAGTACATTAAAAGACAAATTTTATGCACGTCGTTTTTATGGTGCCATGCAAATATTCTATAAAAAGCACTTTAAGAAAAACCTGTTGTTTGACATGTTTGTTTGGCTTGGTATTAGGGTGGTTTATTTGTTTAGAAAATTGCCTGTAGCCAAAGAAAAACGTATTAGTGGTTATGTTTTTATTTCAGATAAAATGAATGATGCTTTGCAACTAGCATTACCAAAAAAGCTAAGTTTAAAGTCGAATTTAAACACCCTTGAAAATGGAACAGAGGTTATTTTTGATGCTAATAAGCTGAGTTATAAAGAAATTATAGTAATGATGAGTGACACTAAAAAAGATAAATCCATTACCTACAAAATACTACCAAAGCAGGCTAACTTTATACTTGGAAGCGATAACACCATAAGTAGAGGTGAAATTGTTGTTTTAAATTAG
- a CDS encoding dihydrolipoamide acetyltransferase family protein: MAKFELKLPKMGESVAEATITSWLKEVGDTIELDEAVLEIATDKVDSEVPSEVDGILVEKFFNVDDIVQVGQTIAIIQTEDDEDGTIEEVSETPSNESPVEEEKAAAFVSQSIAIAKETATPVVSSEDRFYSPLVKNIAKEEGVSQQELDSIVGTGIDNRVTKNDILNYIQNKSGKTETGIPETEAPAVKTIQPEKQKPTPTPVVVSGEDEIIEMTRMGKLIAHHMVESVQTSAHVQSFIEADVTKIWNWRNKVKDAFLKREGENLTFTPIFMEAVAKALRDFPMMNISIQGDTIVKKKNINLGMAASLADGNLIVPVIKNADQLNLVGMTKQVNDLANRARANQLKPDDIQGGTYTVTNVGTFGSIMGTPIINQPQVGILALGAIRKVPAVIETNEGDFIGIRYRMFLSHSYDHRVVNGALGGQFVKAVKDYLEAWDSNREI; encoded by the coding sequence ATGGCAAAGTTTGAACTTAAATTACCCAAAATGGGAGAAAGTGTTGCAGAGGCGACTATAACATCTTGGTTAAAAGAAGTTGGAGATACAATAGAACTTGATGAAGCAGTATTGGAAATCGCAACCGATAAAGTGGATAGCGAAGTACCAAGTGAAGTGGATGGTATTTTAGTTGAGAAATTTTTTAATGTAGATGATATTGTTCAAGTTGGGCAAACAATTGCAATCATTCAAACGGAAGATGATGAAGATGGTACTATTGAAGAAGTTTCAGAAACACCTTCAAACGAATCTCCTGTAGAAGAAGAAAAAGCCGCAGCGTTTGTAAGTCAATCTATTGCTATAGCTAAAGAAACAGCGACACCTGTAGTTTCAAGTGAAGATCGTTTTTATTCGCCCTTGGTTAAAAATATAGCTAAAGAAGAAGGCGTTTCGCAGCAAGAACTCGATAGTATTGTTGGGACCGGCATTGATAATCGTGTTACAAAAAATGATATTCTAAACTATATTCAAAATAAATCTGGTAAAACCGAAACAGGAATACCTGAAACTGAAGCTCCGGCTGTTAAAACCATTCAACCTGAAAAACAAAAACCAACTCCAACGCCAGTTGTAGTAAGTGGTGAAGATGAAATTATTGAAATGACCAGAATGGGCAAACTTATTGCACATCACATGGTAGAATCGGTTCAAACATCAGCGCACGTTCAAAGTTTTATTGAAGCTGATGTTACCAAAATTTGGAACTGGAGAAATAAAGTAAAAGATGCGTTTTTAAAACGTGAAGGTGAAAATTTAACCTTTACGCCCATTTTTATGGAAGCAGTGGCTAAAGCACTTCGCGATTTTCCAATGATGAATATTTCCATACAAGGAGATACGATTGTTAAAAAGAAAAATATCAATTTAGGAATGGCTGCATCGTTGGCGGATGGGAATTTAATTGTGCCGGTTATTAAAAATGCCGACCAGCTTAATCTAGTAGGCATGACCAAACAAGTTAACGATTTGGCAAATCGTGCACGAGCCAACCAACTGAAACCCGACGATATACAAGGTGGTACTTATACAGTAACCAATGTAGGTACCTTTGGCAGCATTATGGGAACACCTATTATTAACCAGCCACAAGTCGGTATTTTGGCATTGGGAGCTATACGTAAAGTACCTGCAGTGATTGAAACCAACGAAGGGGATTTTATAGGTATCCGTTACCGCATGTTTTTATCGCACTCTTACGACCACCGTGTGGTAAATGGTGCCTTAGGAGGGCAATTTGTAAAAGCCGTTAAAGATTACCTGGAAGCTTGGGATAGTAATAGGGAAATATAA
- the recR gene encoding recombination mediator RecR, protein MEFSSKLLERAVNEMSQLPGIGKRTALRLVLHLLKQPKEQTTALSEALQTMRNDVKFCKSCHNISDVDLCEICSNPNRDETLVCVVEDIRDVMAIENTSSFKGLYHVLGGKISPMDGIGPHDLNIVSLVNKVKEGKIKELIFALSSTMEGDTTNFYIFKQIQEYQVFTSTIARGISVGDELEYADEITLGRSIVNRVPFESSLKL, encoded by the coding sequence ATGGAATTCTCTTCAAAATTACTTGAACGTGCTGTTAACGAAATGTCGCAATTGCCAGGGATTGGTAAACGCACCGCTTTGCGTTTGGTGTTGCATCTGTTAAAGCAGCCTAAAGAGCAAACAACGGCATTATCTGAAGCTTTGCAAACCATGCGGAATGATGTCAAGTTTTGTAAATCGTGCCATAATATTAGTGATGTCGATTTATGTGAAATTTGCTCAAACCCTAATAGGGATGAAACCCTTGTTTGTGTGGTAGAAGATATTCGTGATGTTATGGCCATTGAAAACACCAGTTCCTTTAAAGGTCTTTACCATGTTTTAGGAGGTAAAATTTCGCCTATGGATGGTATCGGTCCACACGATTTAAATATTGTTTCATTGGTAAACAAAGTAAAAGAAGGCAAAATAAAAGAACTTATTTTTGCGTTAAGCTCTACAATGGAAGGCGATACCACCAATTTTTATATTTTTAAACAAATTCAGGAGTACCAAGTTTTTACATCAACCATTGCTAGAGGCATTTCGGTTGGCGATGAATTGGAATATGCCGATGAGATTACCCTTGGAAGAAGTATAGTTAATAGAGTGCCGTTTGAATCTTCTTTAAAACTATAA
- a CDS encoding CoA-binding protein — MNKKTLVLGASLNPSRYSNYVIKKLVSQNIETVALGLRQGVVAGVTIHTELVSFENLHTVTLYLNPKNQIMYYDYIVLLKPKRVIFNPGTENPELYKILKENTIPFEAACSLVLLSTNQY; from the coding sequence ATGAATAAAAAAACGTTGGTGCTTGGGGCATCTTTAAACCCTAGTAGGTATTCAAATTATGTAATTAAAAAACTTGTAAGTCAGAATATTGAAACAGTAGCTTTAGGGTTGAGGCAAGGTGTGGTTGCAGGTGTGACCATTCATACAGAATTGGTGTCTTTTGAAAATTTACATACAGTAACCTTGTATCTGAACCCTAAAAATCAGATCATGTATTATGATTATATAGTGTTGTTAAAACCGAAGCGCGTTATCTTCAATCCCGGAACCGAGAATCCTGAGTTATATAAAATTTTAAAGGAGAATACTATTCCTTTTGAAGCTGCTTGTTCGTTAGTGTTGCTTTCTACGAATCAGTATTAA
- a CDS encoding 3-oxoacyl-ACP synthase III family protein — MYNSKIIGLGKYVPDNVVTNDDLAKMMDTNDAWIQERTGIKERRWIKEGTDDTSAVMGAKAAKIAIERAGLTKDAIDFIVFATLSPDYYFPGCGVQIQDLLDMQTIGALDVRNQCSGFVYAISVADQFIKTGMYKNILVIGAEYHSNGLDKTTRGRGVTVIFGDGAGACVLTREEDTTKGILSTHLHSEGKYADKLIVASPSIAHWVPEILEAGEEDVSYFPYMDGTFVFKHAVVRFSEVIEEGLQANHLKKEDIDMLIPHQANLRIAQFIQKKFGLSDDQVFNNIMKYGNTTAASVIIALTEAWEEGKIKPGDNVVLAAFGSGFTWASAIIKWV, encoded by the coding sequence ATGTATAATTCAAAAATTATAGGATTAGGTAAATATGTGCCAGATAATGTGGTTACTAATGATGATTTAGCTAAAATGATGGATACCAATGACGCTTGGATACAAGAACGTACAGGTATTAAAGAACGGCGTTGGATAAAAGAAGGAACCGATGATACCTCGGCAGTTATGGGAGCAAAAGCTGCTAAGATAGCTATTGAACGTGCAGGCTTAACCAAAGACGCTATTGATTTTATTGTATTTGCGACTTTAAGTCCCGATTATTATTTTCCTGGTTGTGGTGTGCAAATTCAGGATTTATTGGACATGCAAACTATTGGTGCTTTGGATGTTAGAAACCAATGCTCGGGTTTTGTGTACGCCATTTCGGTAGCTGATCAGTTTATTAAAACGGGCATGTATAAAAATATTTTGGTTATAGGAGCCGAATACCATAGTAATGGATTGGATAAAACGACGCGAGGTCGTGGAGTAACTGTTATTTTTGGTGATGGTGCAGGTGCCTGTGTGTTGACTAGGGAAGAGGACACTACAAAAGGTATTTTATCAACCCATTTGCATAGTGAAGGCAAGTATGCTGATAAGTTAATTGTTGCTTCACCGAGTATTGCACATTGGGTACCGGAAATTTTGGAAGCTGGCGAAGAGGATGTATCGTATTTTCCGTATATGGATGGAACGTTTGTGTTTAAACATGCTGTCGTTCGTTTTAGTGAGGTTATTGAAGAGGGTTTACAAGCAAACCATTTGAAGAAAGAAGACATAGATATGCTTATTCCGCATCAAGCGAATTTGCGTATCGCACAATTCATTCAAAAGAAGTTTGGTTTAAGCGATGATCAAGTTTTTAATAATATTATGAAATATGGTAATACTACCGCAGCTTCTGTTATTATTGCACTTACTGAAGCTTGGGAAGAAGGCAAAATAAAACCGGGAGACAACGTGGTGCTTGCTGCTTTTGGAAGTGGTTTTACTTGGGCAAGTGCTATTATTAAATGGGTATAA
- a CDS encoding outer membrane beta-barrel family protein, with the protein MKKSFLVCVFLLSIINKTHATNPKLSDDKTGTISGKVLDATLKQPLPYVNIIIKNTKEEVLTGGITSEDGSFKIEKVEEGKVIVSIQYIGYKTIRKEVSIKKGSYDINLGNIFLEEAAEGLDEVTVIAETSTIQQKVDRKVITIGKDLAATGSASELMVGIPSVGVDAQTGDISLRGNQNVRVMVDGKLSNIPTAQLLKQIPSTAIKSIELITNPSAKYNPEGMSGIINIILHKNTMVGFNGNVNIGLTHQIEAKFNSSLDMNYRNGKFNLYGSYSNNISKNRNKGFISRPENNSEQFFKFLDKRQSHLYKVGVDFYLDDKNTVSVFTTQNTSESSNNGQTDAIFYNDASFNQSQLFVSNSDNLSSQYNFDYKHDFSKEGHNIELEVDYNIFEDDRPVDFMFLLGSNKDYKDFNNTDRKSTTINLDYINPLSEKSKLELGLEARLFNSDIAYASTGDSYNNAGVLRPTPSTAFDYTRDIYSAYVNFNKQFEKWSYQIGVRAENVHEDAIALSSEAASTETFKNDYFELYPSIFFTYSPSEKNSYQLSYSRRVDRPGIDQVNPIKEWSSPLISSYGNIDLQPQFTNSIEANYTRTLKDKKGTVTGGIFYRIINDDMNRALFIDRTDINSGRVILTHDNFDNTTAYGMELSSNYKPTKWWNINSSFDLYSQVQRGIAESLTAPIETATIDDIETNIDEIDNVAWNFRMFNNFSLSKTVSFTAFGFYRGKNRSLQFDRKPMYFVNLGARVGFAQGKGTFSFNVNDVFDTMEFAFNGKKPFVQNGAFNWESNTWNIGLSYRFGGGKYRAKARKSRDNNEESGGGGFM; encoded by the coding sequence ATGAAAAAATCATTCTTAGTATGCGTTTTCCTCTTGTCTATAATAAACAAAACGCATGCTACCAATCCGAAATTGTCAGACGACAAAACCGGTACTATATCCGGCAAAGTATTAGACGCTACTTTAAAACAGCCCTTACCCTACGTAAACATCATAATAAAGAACACTAAAGAAGAAGTTTTAACAGGTGGTATTACTTCTGAAGACGGTAGCTTTAAAATTGAAAAAGTTGAAGAGGGAAAAGTCATAGTAAGTATCCAATATATAGGCTACAAAACCATTAGAAAAGAAGTTTCAATTAAAAAAGGCAGTTACGATATAAACTTAGGCAATATCTTTTTAGAAGAAGCCGCCGAAGGTTTAGACGAAGTCACTGTCATTGCAGAAACCTCAACAATTCAACAAAAAGTAGATAGAAAAGTTATAACCATTGGTAAAGACTTAGCTGCAACAGGTAGCGCATCCGAATTAATGGTAGGCATTCCTTCGGTTGGTGTTGATGCTCAAACTGGTGATATTAGCTTACGAGGAAACCAAAATGTACGTGTCATGGTTGATGGTAAATTGTCTAACATACCAACAGCACAATTGTTAAAACAAATTCCTTCAACAGCTATAAAATCTATTGAATTAATCACCAATCCTTCAGCAAAATACAACCCTGAAGGCATGAGTGGTATTATAAACATCATACTGCACAAAAACACGATGGTAGGTTTTAACGGTAATGTAAACATTGGTTTAACCCACCAAATAGAAGCTAAATTCAATAGCTCATTGGATATGAATTACCGCAACGGAAAATTCAATTTGTATGGCAGTTATAGCAACAATATCTCTAAAAACAGAAATAAAGGTTTTATATCTAGACCCGAAAACAACTCGGAACAGTTCTTTAAATTTTTAGATAAAAGACAATCACATTTGTATAAGGTTGGCGTTGATTTTTATTTAGATGATAAAAACACCGTGTCTGTTTTCACTACGCAGAACACCTCTGAAAGTAGTAATAATGGACAAACAGATGCTATATTTTATAATGATGCATCATTCAATCAAAGCCAACTTTTTGTTTCTAACAGCGACAACCTATCGTCACAATATAATTTTGATTACAAACACGATTTCTCAAAAGAAGGTCATAATATAGAACTAGAAGTTGACTATAATATTTTTGAAGATGATAGACCTGTTGATTTTATGTTCTTATTAGGATCAAATAAAGATTATAAAGATTTTAATAATACCGACAGAAAAAGCACAACCATAAATTTAGATTATATAAATCCGTTAAGTGAAAAGTCTAAATTAGAATTAGGATTAGAAGCACGTTTATTTAATTCGGATATTGCATACGCATCTACTGGTGATTCATATAACAATGCTGGTGTTTTAAGACCGACTCCAAGCACCGCGTTCGATTATACGAGAGACATTTACTCAGCTTATGTTAACTTTAACAAACAATTTGAAAAATGGAGCTATCAAATAGGTGTACGTGCTGAAAACGTGCACGAAGATGCCATAGCATTATCATCGGAAGCCGCAAGTACCGAAACTTTTAAGAATGATTATTTCGAACTCTATCCATCCATATTTTTCACTTATTCCCCTTCTGAAAAAAACTCATACCAATTAAGTTACAGTCGTCGTGTTGATAGACCGGGCATAGACCAAGTAAACCCTATTAAAGAATGGAGTTCCCCTTTAATTTCATCGTATGGAAATATTGACTTACAACCACAATTCACAAACTCCATTGAAGCTAATTATACCAGAACACTAAAAGATAAAAAAGGTACTGTAACTGGTGGTATCTTTTACCGTATCATTAACGATGATATGAATAGAGCCCTATTTATAGATAGAACCGACATTAATTCTGGACGTGTTATCTTAACTCATGATAATTTTGATAACACTACCGCTTATGGAATGGAATTATCATCCAATTACAAACCAACAAAATGGTGGAATATTAATTCCAGTTTCGATTTATATTCACAAGTACAAAGAGGTATTGCTGAAAGTTTAACGGCCCCTATAGAAACCGCAACTATAGATGATATTGAAACCAACATTGATGAAATTGACAATGTGGCATGGAATTTTAGAATGTTCAACAATTTTAGCTTAAGTAAAACAGTGAGTTTCACAGCTTTTGGTTTTTACCGGGGAAAAAACAGATCGTTACAATTTGATAGAAAACCTATGTATTTTGTAAATCTTGGTGCCCGGGTTGGTTTTGCTCAAGGCAAAGGAACATTTAGCTTTAATGTGAATGATGTTTTCGACACTATGGAATTTGCTTTTAATGGTAAAAAACCATTTGTTCAAAACGGTGCCTTTAACTGGGAAAGCAATACATGGAATATTGGCCTATCTTATAGATTTGGTGGCGGAAAATACCGTGCTAAAGCTAGAAAGAGCAGAGATAATAATGAAGAATCCGGTGGTGGAGGCTTTATGTAA
- the htpG gene encoding molecular chaperone HtpG: MTKGSINVSVENIFPLIKKFLYSDHEIFLRELISNGTDATLKLKHLTSIGESKSEYSNPQIEVKIDKKGKKLHVIDQGLGMTAEEVEKYINQVAFSGAEEFLDKYKDSAKDSGIIGHFGLGFYSAFMVAEKVEIITKSHTDAPAAHWTCDGSPEFTLEASDRTERGTEIILHIADDSTEFLEESRISALLQKYNKFMPVPIKFGTKEINDPEHEPATITDKDGKETKEPQRKITVDNIINNPNPAWTKQPTDLNDKDYKDFYRELYPMQFEEPLFNIHLNVDYPFNLTGILYFPKMGQDFNIQKDKIQLYQNQVYVTDNVEGIVPEFLTMLRGVIDSPDIPLNVSRSYLQADGAVKKISSYITRKVADKLKSLFNNNREDFEAKWNDIKIVIEYGMLSEEKFFEKANDFALYPTVDGTYYTYDELFNKIKANQTDKDGKLVILYASDKEAQHAYIETAKTKGYEVLLLDSPIVSHLIQKLESTKENINFARVDGDHINKLIQKEDTEISKLTEEQKTALETLLKEVIPSEKFMVQLEAMDSDASPFIITQPEFMRRMKEMQQTGGGGMFGMGGFPEMYNLVVNTNSKLVGEILETKTKNKQERLINQSLDLARLSQGLLKGEELTKFIKRSYEMIK; the protein is encoded by the coding sequence ATGACAAAAGGAAGTATTAATGTTTCCGTAGAGAACATTTTCCCTCTCATTAAAAAATTCTTGTATAGCGACCACGAAATATTTTTACGTGAGCTAATTAGTAACGGTACCGATGCTACTTTAAAGCTAAAACACCTTACAAGCATAGGAGAATCTAAATCGGAGTATAGCAACCCACAAATTGAGGTTAAAATAGACAAAAAAGGCAAAAAGCTTCATGTTATTGACCAAGGTTTGGGTATGACTGCCGAAGAAGTTGAAAAATACATCAACCAAGTGGCTTTTTCCGGTGCTGAAGAGTTTTTGGATAAATATAAGGATTCCGCTAAAGATTCAGGAATTATTGGTCATTTCGGATTAGGTTTCTACTCAGCATTTATGGTCGCTGAAAAAGTAGAGATTATCACAAAATCGCATACTGATGCACCTGCTGCTCATTGGACTTGTGACGGCTCGCCTGAATTTACTTTAGAAGCATCAGACAGAACCGAAAGAGGTACTGAAATTATTCTCCACATTGCTGATGACTCTACCGAATTTTTAGAAGAGTCTCGTATTAGTGCATTATTACAGAAATATAACAAGTTTATGCCAGTTCCAATTAAATTTGGAACTAAAGAAATTAACGATCCAGAGCATGAACCTGCAACAATTACTGATAAAGACGGTAAAGAAACCAAAGAACCTCAACGTAAGATTACAGTTGATAATATCATCAACAATCCAAATCCAGCTTGGACTAAACAACCTACCGATTTAAATGATAAAGACTATAAAGATTTCTACCGCGAATTGTATCCAATGCAGTTTGAAGAGCCTTTATTTAACATTCACTTAAATGTAGATTATCCGTTCAATTTAACCGGTATTTTGTATTTCCCAAAAATGGGTCAGGATTTCAATATCCAAAAAGATAAAATCCAACTGTACCAAAACCAAGTGTATGTTACTGATAATGTAGAAGGTATTGTACCAGAATTTTTAACCATGCTTCGCGGTGTTATTGATTCACCAGACATCCCTTTAAACGTTTCGCGTAGTTATTTACAAGCCGATGGGGCGGTTAAAAAAATCTCATCTTACATTACTAGGAAAGTTGCCGATAAATTAAAATCGTTATTCAACAATAACCGTGAAGATTTTGAAGCAAAATGGAACGATATTAAAATCGTGATTGAATATGGAATGCTTTCAGAAGAAAAATTCTTTGAAAAAGCGAACGATTTCGCACTCTATCCGACAGTCGATGGCACCTACTATACCTACGATGAATTATTCAACAAAATAAAAGCAAATCAAACCGATAAAGATGGCAAATTAGTCATTTTATATGCTTCCGATAAAGAAGCACAACATGCTTATATTGAAACTGCAAAAACAAAAGGCTATGAAGTATTGTTGTTAGATTCGCCTATCGTATCGCATTTAATTCAGAAACTGGAAAGCACTAAAGAAAACATCAACTTTGCACGTGTAGATGGTGATCATATCAACAAGTTAATACAAAAAGAAGACACCGAGATTTCTAAATTAACTGAAGAGCAAAAAACAGCATTAGAAACCCTCTTAAAAGAAGTCATTCCTTCAGAAAAATTCATGGTACAGTTAGAAGCTATGGATAGTGATGCCTCACCGTTCATCATTACACAACCGGAATTTATGCGTCGTATGAAAGAGATGCAGCAAACTGGCGGTGGCGGTATGTTTGGCATGGGCGGTTTCCCTGAAATGTATAATTTGGTAGTAAACACAAACTCTAAATTAGTTGGTGAGATTTTAGAAACTAAAACCAAAAACAAACAAGAACGTCTAATTAACCAAAGTTTGGATTTAGCACGTTTATCCCAAGGTTTATTAAAAGGTGAAGAACTTACTAAATTTATTAAGCGCAGTTATGAGATGATTAAGTAA
- a CDS encoding sodium:solute symporter, with protein sequence MSATQIILLIAAYFGMLIIISYFTGKENSNDAFFKANKSAPWYLVAFGMIGASLSGVTFISVPGWIEASQFSYMQVVFGYIVGYLVIGTVLLPLYYKLNLTSIYTYLEERFGNYAYKTGASFFLISRVVGSSFRLYLVANVLQIILFDELGIQFWQTVTITVALIWLYTFKSGIKTIIWTDTLQTLFMLIAVGVSIYYVSTDLGISGGNLLGYILDSDLSKTFFFDDYKSENYFWKQFISGAFIAIVMTGLDQDMMQKNLTCKSLKDAQKNMFWFTIVLTIVNFIFLSLGLLLTVYAQQLGIDAHKDALFPILAKNHLGVGIFIFFLIGLIAAAYSSADSALTALTTSFSIDILDIEKKYDTAKQITIRKQIHILISLLLILVIVAFKYIIKDESVIAKLFVFAGYTYGPLLGLYSFGLFTKWQVKDKLVPVIAILSPILSYIISINSLKWLDFDFGFFILILNGFLSFLGLILIRRKQH encoded by the coding sequence ATGAGCGCTACACAAATCATTCTACTTATTGCTGCCTATTTTGGAATGCTTATTATCATATCCTATTTCACTGGAAAAGAAAACTCTAACGATGCTTTTTTCAAAGCGAACAAATCGGCTCCATGGTATTTAGTGGCTTTTGGAATGATTGGTGCTTCACTATCTGGGGTTACTTTTATTTCGGTTCCTGGTTGGATTGAAGCTTCGCAATTCAGCTATATGCAAGTAGTTTTTGGCTATATAGTAGGCTACTTGGTAATTGGAACCGTGTTACTCCCTTTGTATTATAAACTCAATTTAACATCTATTTACACCTATTTGGAAGAACGCTTTGGAAACTATGCTTATAAAACCGGAGCGTCGTTTTTTTTAATTTCCCGTGTTGTTGGTTCTAGTTTTAGGTTGTATCTCGTTGCAAATGTGTTACAAATAATATTGTTTGACGAATTAGGCATCCAATTTTGGCAAACGGTGACCATAACTGTAGCATTAATTTGGCTGTACACGTTTAAATCGGGTATAAAAACCATTATTTGGACCGATACGCTTCAAACCCTATTTATGCTTATTGCTGTAGGGGTTTCCATTTATTATGTTAGTACCGATTTGGGCATAAGCGGCGGTAATCTTTTAGGCTATATTTTAGATAGTGATTTGTCTAAAACCTTCTTCTTTGATGATTATAAGTCTGAAAATTACTTTTGGAAACAGTTTATTTCTGGCGCATTTATAGCAATAGTAATGACAGGTTTGGATCAAGATATGATGCAAAAAAACTTAACATGTAAATCGCTTAAAGATGCACAAAAAAACATGTTTTGGTTTACGATTGTTTTAACGATTGTCAATTTTATTTTTTTAAGTTTAGGTTTACTTTTAACTGTATATGCCCAACAACTTGGTATTGATGCACACAAAGACGCACTGTTCCCCATACTTGCAAAAAACCATTTGGGTGTTGGCATTTTTATTTTCTTTCTTATTGGCCTAATTGCCGCTGCTTATAGTAGTGCCGACAGTGCATTAACAGCCTTAACAACATCATTTAGTATAGATATTCTAGACATCGAAAAAAAATACGATACGGCAAAACAAATTACCATAAGAAAGCAAATTCACATCTTAATTTCCCTATTACTAATATTGGTTATTGTAGCGTTTAAATATATTATTAAAGATGAAAGTGTTATAGCCAAACTATTTGTTTTTGCAGGTTATACCTATGGACCACTTTTAGGTCTTTACAGTTTTGGACTCTTTACAAAATGGCAGGTTAAAGATAAATTAGTACCCGTTATAGCTATTCTATCGCCTATATTATCTTATATAATAAGTATAAATAGCTTAAAATGGCTCGATTTTGATTTCGGATTCTTTATTTTAATCTTAAACGGATTCCTTTCCTTTTTAGGATTAATACTGATTCGTAGAAAGCAACACTAA